A region from the Aegilops tauschii subsp. strangulata cultivar AL8/78 chromosome 5, Aet v6.0, whole genome shotgun sequence genome encodes:
- the LOC109780655 gene encoding myb-related protein Hv1, which produces MGRSPCCEKAHTNKGAWTKEEDDRLTAYIKAHGEGCWRSLPKAAGLLRCGKSCRLRWINYLRPDLKRGNFSDEEDELIIKLHSLLGNKWSLIAGRLPGRTDNEIKNYWNTHIRRKLTSRGIDPVTHRAINSDHAASNITISFEAAQRDDKGAVFRRDAEPTKAAAAAITHVDHHHRSNPHHQMDWGQGKPLKCPDLNLDLCISPPSHEDPMVDTKPVVKREAGVGVGVVGLCFSCSMGLPRSTECKCSSFMGLRTAMLDFRSIEMK; this is translated from the exons ATGGGGAGGTCGCCGTGCTGCGAGAAGGCGCACACCAACAAGGGCGCCTGGACCAAGGAGGAGGACGACCGGCTCACCGCCTACATCAAGGCGCACGGCGAGGGCTGCTGGCGCTCCCTGCCCAAGGCCGCGGGGCTGCTCCGCTGCGGCAAGAGCTGCCGCCTCCGCTGGATCAACTACCTCCGCCCCGACCTCAAGCGCGGCAACTTcagcgacgaggaggacgagCTCATCATCAAGCTCCACAGCCTCCTGGGCAACAA ATGGTCTCTGATAGCAGGGAGACTGCCGGGGAGGACGGACAACGAGATCAAGAACTACTGGAACACGCACATCAGGAGGAAGCTGACGAGCCGGGGGATCGACCCGGTGACCCACCGGGCGATCAACAGCGACCACGCCGCGTCGAACATCACCATATCCTTCGAGGCGGCGCAGAGGGACGACAAGGGCGCCGTCTTCCGGCGAGACGCCGAGCCCACCAAGGCAGCGGCAGCGGCGATCACCCACGTCGACCACCATCACCGTAGCAACCCCCACCACCAGATGGACTGGGGCCAGGGGAAGCCGCTCAAGTGCCCGGACCTGAACCTGGACCTGTGCATCAGCCCCCCGTCCCACGAGGACCCCATGGTGGACACCAAGCCCGTCGTGAAGAGGGAGgccggcgtcggcgtcggcgtcgtgggcCTCTGCTTCAGCTGCAGCATGGGGCTCCCCAGGAGCACGGAGTGCAAGTGCAGCAGCTTCATGGGGCTCCGGACCGCCATGCTCGACTTCAGAAGCATCGAGATGAAATGA
- the LOC109780656 gene encoding protein POLLENLESS 3-LIKE 2 isoform X1, whose amino-acid sequence MMHHHQQLDQWLAGGGVGGVGAVLRPTKSAPCSPVKPAAVSMLRTHSDSFHVAHKVPVGDTPYVRAKRVQLVDKDPEKAIALFWGAINAGDRVDSALKDMAIVMKQQNRAEEAIEAIKSLRVRCSDQAQESLDNILLDLYKVVPSFSFQSSNFKSVSRSVGMATQYFNPTRQRCGRLDDQISLLKHKLQLIHQGHAFNGKRTKTARSQGRKFQVTLEQEATRLLGNLGWALMQKENYTEAEGAYRRALVIGPDNNKMCNLGICLMKQGRVLEAKDVLKQVRPAGVDGLRGADSHLKAYERAQEMLRDLEVKLVGRPGWAGAIADNLVDKKWLFDALMLGSSSSIWQPQPCIDHLLPPPVPQQPRDSFADENNAGPAAAAAAAGKKMAALQQQQQANLNIDAQPFYSHRMPPLAAKPPQNAPRQQQLPQQKAPSEMHHDPMGNLKRTRSGTAMDKAAAAAAAGEKTKEEQSSNKEADKNQDDTSNNGRRKSLTAEERWPELPDHSAFDEALVASVLAPVLADDENCKPSAKAPPPASCCDTSPAAVKEKVGKRLRIFQDITQTLNVL is encoded by the exons ATGATGCACCACCACCAGCAGCTCGACCAGTGGCtcgccggtggcggcgttggcggcgtgGGCGCGGTGCTCCGGCCGACCAAGTCCGCGCCCTGCTCCCCCGTCAAGCCGGCGGCGGTGTCCATGCTGCGGACGCACTCCGACTCCTTCCACGTCGCCCACAAGGTCCCCGTCGGCGACACGCCCTACGTCCGCGCCAAGCGCGTCCAG CTGGTGGACAAGGATCCGGAGAAGGCGATTGCGCTGTTCTGGGGCgcgatcaacgccggcgaccggGTGGACAGCGCGCTCAAGGACATGGCCATCGTGATGAAGCAGCAGAACCGCGCCGAGGAGGCCATCGAGGCCATCAAGTCGCTCCGCGTCCGCTGCTCCGACCAGGCGCAGGAGTCGCTCGACAACATCCTCCTCGACCTCTACAAGGTAGTACCAAGCTTTTCTTTTCAAAGTTCAAATTTCAAATCCGTTAGTAGATCCGTTGGGATGGCAACTCAATATTTTAATCCCACACGACAGAGGTGCGGGCGGCTGGACGACCAGATCTCGCTGCTCAAGCACAAGCTGCAGCTCATCCACCAGGGCCACGCCTTCAACGGCAAGCGCACCAAGACGGCCCGCTCCCAGGGCCGCAAGTTCCAGGTCACCCTCGAGCAGGAGGCCACCAGGCTCCTC GGCAACCTGGGGTGGGCGCTGATGCAGAAGGAGAACTACACGGAGGCGGAGGGGGCGTACCGGCGGGCGCTGGTCATCGGCCCGGACAACAACAAGATGTGCAACCTGGGGATCTGCCTCATGAAGCAGGGCCGGGTGCTGGAGGCCAAGGACGTGCTCAAGCAGGTGCGCCCCGCCGGCGTCGACGGCCTCCGCGGCGCCGACTCCCACCTCAAGGCCTACGAGCGCGCGCAGGAGATGCTCCGCGACCTCGAGGTCAAGCTCGTCGGCCGCCCCGGCTGGGCCGGCGCCATCGCCGACAACCTCGTCGACAAGAAGTGGCTCTTCGACGCGCTCATGCTCGGCTCCTCCTCCAGCATCTGGCAGCCGCAGCCGTGCATCGACCACCTGCTGCCCCCGCCGGTCCCGCAGCAGCCGCGCGACAGCTTCGCCGACGAGAACaacgccggccccgccgccgccgccgcagccgcggGCAAGAAGATGGCCGcgctgcagcagcagcagcaggccaACCTCAACATCGACGCGCAGCCGTTCTACTCTCACCGCATGCCGCCGCTGGCCGCCAAGCCACCGCAGAACGCGCCGCGCCAGCAGCAGCTGCCGCAGCAGAAGGCGCCCTCTGAGATGCATCACGATCCCATGGGCAACCTGAAGAGGACGCGGTCCGGCACCGCCATGGACAAGGCCGCGGCCGCTGCGGCAGCCGGGGAGAAGACCAAGgaggagcagagcagcaacaaGGAGGCCGACAAGAACCAGGACGACACCAGCAACAACGGCCGGAGGAAGTCGCTCACCGCCGAGGAGAGGTGGCCGGAGCTGCCGGACCACAGCGCGTTCGACGAGGCCCTGGTGGCGTCGGTCCTGGCCCCGGTCCTCGCCGACGACGAGAACTGCAAGCCGTCAGCAAAGGCGCCTCCTCCGGCGAGCTGCTGCGACACCAGCCCGGCGGCGGTGAAGGAGAAGGTCGGAAAGAGGCTGAGGATCTTCCAGGACATCACGCAGACGCTCAACGTGCTCTGA
- the LOC109780656 gene encoding protein POLLENLESS 3-LIKE 2 isoform X2 produces the protein MMHHHQQLDQWLAGGGVGGVGAVLRPTKSAPCSPVKPAAVSMLRTHSDSFHVAHKVPVGDTPYVRAKRVQLVDKDPEKAIALFWGAINAGDRVDSALKDMAIVMKQQNRAEEAIEAIKSLRVRCSDQAQESLDNILLDLYKRCGRLDDQISLLKHKLQLIHQGHAFNGKRTKTARSQGRKFQVTLEQEATRLLGNLGWALMQKENYTEAEGAYRRALVIGPDNNKMCNLGICLMKQGRVLEAKDVLKQVRPAGVDGLRGADSHLKAYERAQEMLRDLEVKLVGRPGWAGAIADNLVDKKWLFDALMLGSSSSIWQPQPCIDHLLPPPVPQQPRDSFADENNAGPAAAAAAAGKKMAALQQQQQANLNIDAQPFYSHRMPPLAAKPPQNAPRQQQLPQQKAPSEMHHDPMGNLKRTRSGTAMDKAAAAAAAGEKTKEEQSSNKEADKNQDDTSNNGRRKSLTAEERWPELPDHSAFDEALVASVLAPVLADDENCKPSAKAPPPASCCDTSPAAVKEKVGKRLRIFQDITQTLNVL, from the exons ATGATGCACCACCACCAGCAGCTCGACCAGTGGCtcgccggtggcggcgttggcggcgtgGGCGCGGTGCTCCGGCCGACCAAGTCCGCGCCCTGCTCCCCCGTCAAGCCGGCGGCGGTGTCCATGCTGCGGACGCACTCCGACTCCTTCCACGTCGCCCACAAGGTCCCCGTCGGCGACACGCCCTACGTCCGCGCCAAGCGCGTCCAG CTGGTGGACAAGGATCCGGAGAAGGCGATTGCGCTGTTCTGGGGCgcgatcaacgccggcgaccggGTGGACAGCGCGCTCAAGGACATGGCCATCGTGATGAAGCAGCAGAACCGCGCCGAGGAGGCCATCGAGGCCATCAAGTCGCTCCGCGTCCGCTGCTCCGACCAGGCGCAGGAGTCGCTCGACAACATCCTCCTCGACCTCTACAAG AGGTGCGGGCGGCTGGACGACCAGATCTCGCTGCTCAAGCACAAGCTGCAGCTCATCCACCAGGGCCACGCCTTCAACGGCAAGCGCACCAAGACGGCCCGCTCCCAGGGCCGCAAGTTCCAGGTCACCCTCGAGCAGGAGGCCACCAGGCTCCTC GGCAACCTGGGGTGGGCGCTGATGCAGAAGGAGAACTACACGGAGGCGGAGGGGGCGTACCGGCGGGCGCTGGTCATCGGCCCGGACAACAACAAGATGTGCAACCTGGGGATCTGCCTCATGAAGCAGGGCCGGGTGCTGGAGGCCAAGGACGTGCTCAAGCAGGTGCGCCCCGCCGGCGTCGACGGCCTCCGCGGCGCCGACTCCCACCTCAAGGCCTACGAGCGCGCGCAGGAGATGCTCCGCGACCTCGAGGTCAAGCTCGTCGGCCGCCCCGGCTGGGCCGGCGCCATCGCCGACAACCTCGTCGACAAGAAGTGGCTCTTCGACGCGCTCATGCTCGGCTCCTCCTCCAGCATCTGGCAGCCGCAGCCGTGCATCGACCACCTGCTGCCCCCGCCGGTCCCGCAGCAGCCGCGCGACAGCTTCGCCGACGAGAACaacgccggccccgccgccgccgccgcagccgcggGCAAGAAGATGGCCGcgctgcagcagcagcagcaggccaACCTCAACATCGACGCGCAGCCGTTCTACTCTCACCGCATGCCGCCGCTGGCCGCCAAGCCACCGCAGAACGCGCCGCGCCAGCAGCAGCTGCCGCAGCAGAAGGCGCCCTCTGAGATGCATCACGATCCCATGGGCAACCTGAAGAGGACGCGGTCCGGCACCGCCATGGACAAGGCCGCGGCCGCTGCGGCAGCCGGGGAGAAGACCAAGgaggagcagagcagcaacaaGGAGGCCGACAAGAACCAGGACGACACCAGCAACAACGGCCGGAGGAAGTCGCTCACCGCCGAGGAGAGGTGGCCGGAGCTGCCGGACCACAGCGCGTTCGACGAGGCCCTGGTGGCGTCGGTCCTGGCCCCGGTCCTCGCCGACGACGAGAACTGCAAGCCGTCAGCAAAGGCGCCTCCTCCGGCGAGCTGCTGCGACACCAGCCCGGCGGCGGTGAAGGAGAAGGTCGGAAAGAGGCTGAGGATCTTCCAGGACATCACGCAGACGCTCAACGTGCTCTGA